In Amyelois transitella isolate CPQ chromosome 3, ilAmyTran1.1, whole genome shotgun sequence, a single genomic region encodes these proteins:
- the LOC106133467 gene encoding probable peroxisomal acyl-coenzyme A oxidase 1, which translates to MIGQKVNEDLVKERNKCTFDVEELIHFVDGGKENTVQRRELEERLFSNKDLKDDVPVDYLSHKEKYENAVKKACIVTEIINEHRKQYPYNILKLNNVYRPATVGVLKNVSPFLLHNGMFVPTIMGQGTPEQQEEWLPKATAMKVIGTYAQTELGHGTFLRGLETTATYDPTTEEFVINTPTLTAYKWWPGGLAHTTNYCIVVAQLYIKDKCLGVHPFIVQLRDLETHQPLPGIKLGEIGPKLGFQTANNGFLAFDNVRIPRKNMLMKNSQVLKDGTFVKSQNDKLTYGTMVMVRVTIVRDAAYCLASASTIAVRYAAVRHQSQPKPNEPEPQILDYLTQQHKLFIHIATSHAFRIVGDWLWDTFVQVNLDMRKGNMDQLPELHALACCLKAVSSLDASLGVEQCRLACGGHGYMASSNFPVLYGLITASVTYEGEHTVLLLQTARYLVKAWKQTLEGKAMTPTVSYLLDYFKSNRNQWENTPQRIVIGFQEVAAGKTKAACETIEKYVNAGNDYEDAWNLASVQLVSASEAHCRAIICNIFLSEIQRLSTTFSQNLAIVMQQLVELYLVYWTLQKTGDLLEYSSISKADIAVLRNRYEELLTLIRPNAVGLVDGFGIRDETLGSALGSYDGRVYERLMEEALKSPLNAQPVNDSFHKYLKPFMSKAKL; encoded by the exons ATGATAGGACAAAAAGTGAACGAAGATTTAgtcaaagaaagaaataagtgCACATTTGATGTGGAAGAATTGATACATTTTGTGGATGGAGGCAAAGAGAATACGGTGCAAAGAAGGGAACTGG AGGAAAGACTTTTTTCCAATAAGGATTTAAAAGATGATGTACCAGTAGACTATTTGAGCCACAAGGAAAAGTATGAAAATGCCGTCAAGAAAGCCTGTATCGTAACTGAAATTATAAACGAGCATCGGAAACAATatccatataatattttgaa GCTCAATAACGTGTATAGACCAGCAACTGTTGGAGTCCTCAAGAATGTATCACCGTTTTTGCTCCATAACGGCATGTTCGTCCCTACTATCATGGGCCAAGGCACGCCGGAACAGCAGGAGGAATGGCTGCCCAAAGCCACGGCTATgaaagtcattggtacatacgCGCag ACTGAGTTAGGACACGGAACGTTCTTGAGAGGTCTGGAGACCACGGCGACTTATGATCCAACGACAGAAGAATTTGTAATAAACACTCCCACGCTGACTGCTTACAAATGGTGGCCAGGAGGAT tggcCCACACGACCAATTACTGCATCGTCGTTGCCCAACTTTACATCAAAGACAAGTGTCTAGGAGTCCATCCGTTCATTGTCCAGCTTCGAGATTTAGAAACGCACCAGCCTTTGCCCGGTATTAAATTGGGGGAGATCGGACCCAAACTGGGATTTCAGACGGCCAACAACGGGTTCCTGGCTTTTGACAATGTGAGGATACCGAGGAAGAATATGCTGATGAAGAATTCGCAAGTCCTGAAG gATGGCACATTCGTAAAATCTCAGAACGACAAGCTTACGTACGGCACGATGGTGATGGTCAGGGTGACCATCGTCAGAGACGCCGCCTACTGCCTGGCCTCGGCCTCCACCATCGCCGTGCGATATGCGGCCGTCAGGCACCAATCACAGCCCAAACCCAA CGAACCAGAACCGCAGATATTGGATTATTTGACACAACAGCACAAACTTTTCATTCACATCGCGACCAGCCACGCTTTCAGAATCGTCGGCGACTGGCTGTGGGACACCTTCGTCCAGGTCAACTTGGACATGAGGAAAGGGAACATGGACCAATTGCCGGAG TTACATGCTTTGGCCTGCTGTCTGAAAGCAGTTTCAAGTCTCGACGCGTCTCTAGGAGTGGAACAGTGTCGTTTAGCTTGTGGTGGCCATGGATACATGGCGTCTTCCAACTTCCCGGTTTTATACGGTCTCATAACTGCCTCTGTGACTTATGAGGGGGAGCATACTGTGCTGTTATTGCAGACTGCTAG ATATTTAGTCAAAGCATGGAAGCAGACATTGGAAGGAAAAGCTATGACCCCCACGGTATCCTATCTCCTGGACTATTTCAAATCTAACAGGAATCAATGGGAGAATACTCCGCAACGCATCGTAATAGGTTTCCAAGAAGTTGCAGCtgg GAAAACAAAAGCGGCTTGTGAAACAATAGAGAAGTATGTGAACGCCGGCAATGATTATGAAGACGCTTGGAATTTGGCTTCAGTACAACTTGTCAGTGCTAGTGAG GCTCATTGCAGGGCGATCATTTGTAATATCTTCCTGAGTGAAATTCAACGTCTCTCGACAACTTTTTCACAGAATTTGGCAATAGTAATGCAGCAATTAGTAGAGTTATACTTGGTTTACTGGACTCTGCAAAAGACTGGTGACTTGTTGGAG tATTCATCTATTTCCAAAGCGGATATTGCCGTTTTGAGGAATAGGTATGAAGAATTATTGACACTCATCAGACCCAATGCTGTGGGCCTCGTCGACGGGTTCGGCATTAGAGATGAG ACGTTAGGGTCAGCCCTGGGTTCGTACGACGGTCGTGTGTATGAGAGACTGATGGAAGAGGCTCTGAAGAGTCCGCTCAACGCGCAGCCCGTCAACGATAGCTTCCACAAGTATCTCAAGCCTTTCATGTCAAAGGCAAAACTGTGA
- the LOC106133465 gene encoding probable peroxisomal acyl-coenzyme A oxidase 1: MSVFKVMASNDINPDLLKERAKCTFNVDELTYILDGGEKNTERRKLIESITLDDGACLDEIPEECLGPKERYQNAVRKSCVYANIVKSKFADITALENLGLHSAVLRRTSDAFFKEISPFLLHLGMFMPTIMGQCTPEQMSHWLPLALDMKIIGTYAQTELGHGTFIRGLETTATYDPETEEFVLHSPTLSSYKWWAGGLGKTVNHSIVVAQLYTKGVCHGVHPFIVQIRDLETHMPLPGIKVGEIGPKMGFNTADNGFLIFNNFRIPRENLMMKNAQVLKDGTYVKVARHEKLTYGTMVFVRVMLVSEMAFNLAKAVTIAVRYSAVRRQSQPRPDQPEPQVLDYLTQQHKLFICIATTHALQFTSEWLWATFTAVLQDMKHGNTDNLPELHALSSCLKAISTSDCSSLIEQCRFACGGHGYMLSSNLPLLYSFVTATRTYEGDYTVLLLQTARFLLKTWEQAEEGKPITPTMSYITQAVKGERASWHSSPEGIVRAMEGVAAGKILACVKSMRRHLKSGKDYEEAWELTTVQLVAAAEAHCRAVICKVYHQETERKNSTSSAEVKAVMEQLNTLYLYYWALEKTGDLLRFTTLSETDICRLQQKYEELLTVIRPNAVGLVDAFDLRDEVLKSTLGAYDGRVYERIVAEALKSPLNAKPVDDSFHKYLKPFMQGKL; the protein is encoded by the exons ATGAGTGTATTCAAAGTAATGGCGTCAAATGATATCAATCcagatttattaaaagaacGTGCAAAATGCACATTCAATGTAGACGAATTAACGTACATTTTGGATGGCGGGGAGAAAAACACTGAGAGGAGGAAACTGATTG AGAGCATCACCCTCGATGATGGGGCGTGTCTGGACGAGATCCCAGAGGAATGCTTAGGTCCCAAAGAGCGGTATCAGAATGCTGTGCGCAAGTCGTGCGTATACGCAAATATTGTTAAGAGCAAGTTTGCAGATATCACGGCACTGGAGAATCTTGG TCTACATTCTGCCGTTCTTCGACGCACATCTGATGCGTTCTTCAAAGAGATATCGCCATTTCTTCTCCATCTGGGCATGTTTATGCCTACCATCATGGGGCAATGCACCCCGGAGCAAATGTCTCACTGGTTGCCCCTTGCCTTGGACATGAAAATCATTGGCACCTACGCGCAG ACCGAATTAGGCCATGGAACCTTTATTAGAGGTTTGGAGACAACCGCAACTTATGACCCTGAGACTGAGGAGTTTGTACTGCACAGCCCCACTCTGTCATCTTACAAATGGTGGGCTGGAGGAT TGGGAAAAACTGTAAACCATTCTATTGTGGTAGCACAGTTGTATACCAAAGGTGTCTGTCATGGAGTTCATCCTTTCATCGTTCAGATTCGTGACTTGGAAACCCATATGCCATTACCCGGCATAAAAGTGGGGGAAATTGGGCCAAAGATGGGGTTCAACACGGCTGATAACGGATTTCTGATCTTCAATAACTTCAGGATACCCAGAGAGAACTTGATGATGAAGAATGCTCAAGTTTTGAAG GATGGAACTTACGTGAAAGTAGCGAGACACGAGAAGTTGACGTACGGGACCATGGTGTTCGTGCGAGTGATGTTGGTCAGCGAAATGGCGTTCAACCTCGCGAAGGCAGTCACCATAGCAGTGCGGTATTCAGCGGTGAGGAGGCAGTCACAGCCAAGGCCAGA tcagCCAGAACCGCAGGTCCTGGACTATTTGACTCAGCAACACAAACTTTTCATCTGCATTGCTACAACCCACGCTTTGCAATTCACTAGTGAATGGCTTTGGGCTACCTTCACCGCTGTTCTTCAAGACATGAAGCATGGAAACACGGACAATTTGCCAGAG TTGCATGCTCTCTCAAGCTGTCTGAAAGCTATAAGCACGTCGGACTGTTCGTCCCTCATCGAGCAGTGCAGATTTGCTTGCGGTGGGCATGGGTACATGCTGTCTTCAAACCTACCACTTCTGTACTCCTTCGTCACCGCCACCAGGACTTACGAGGGAGATTATACAGTTCTTTTGCTGCAAACAGCCAG atttttattgaaaacgtGGGAGCAAGCTGAGGAAGGTAAACCCATCACACCAACGATGTCGTACATTACACAAGCAGTCAAAGGAGAACGGGCGTCGTGGCATAGTTCTCCTGAAGGAATCGTCAGGGCTATGGAAGGAGTCGCTGCTGg aAAAATATTAGCGTGCGTGAAAAGCATGCGAAGACATTTGAAGTCTGGGAAAGATTACGAAGAAGCTTGGGAGCTCACTACAGTACAACTTGTAGCAGCTGCCGAG GCCCATTGCAGGGCAGTGATTTGCAAGGTCTACCACCAAGAAACGGAGAGAAAGAACTCTACTTCCAGTGCCGAAGTGAAAGCAGTCATGGAACAACTGAACACCTTGTATCTCTATTATTGGGCTTTGGAGAAAACTGGAGATCTGTTGCGG TTTACGACGCTATCAGAGACCGATATATGCCGTCTGCAGCAGAAATACGAGGAGTTGCTGACTGTGATCAGACCAAACGCTGTGGGTCTTGTCGACGCCTTCGATCTAAGAGATGAG GTACTGAAGTCAACTCTGGGAGCCTACGATGGTCGAGTTTACGAGCGGATAGTAGCTGAAGCGCTGAAGAGCCCTCTCAATGCTAAACCAGTAGATGATAGCTTTCATAAGTACCTAAAGCCTTTCATGCAAGGAaagctttaa